The proteins below come from a single Streptomyces spongiicola genomic window:
- a CDS encoding MarR family winged helix-turn-helix transcriptional regulator has translation MAAYQREFRDLDPQVEQVVSALGRLNRRMNVAYGRQVAALGVSNAEWEVLKTLVLSGAPYRLGPGDLARRLGLTPAAMTHRIDRMAAEGLVTRDRDESNRVRVIVELTDEGRAKWMEAMRMATDFEEELLQDLSGEERGVLGEMLIRVLRRVEQAQPDAGGRLTDLDRGPDKPVSGT, from the coding sequence ATCGCCGCCTACCAGCGCGAGTTCCGCGATCTGGACCCCCAGGTGGAGCAGGTCGTCTCGGCCCTCGGCAGGCTCAACCGCCGGATGAACGTGGCGTACGGCCGGCAGGTCGCCGCGCTCGGTGTCAGCAACGCCGAATGGGAGGTCCTCAAGACACTGGTCCTCTCGGGCGCCCCGTACCGCCTGGGGCCCGGGGACCTCGCCAGGCGCCTGGGCCTCACTCCCGCGGCCATGACCCACCGCATCGACCGGATGGCGGCGGAAGGCCTGGTCACCAGGGACCGGGACGAGTCCAACCGGGTTCGCGTGATCGTCGAACTGACCGACGAGGGCCGCGCGAAGTGGATGGAGGCCATGCGCATGGCGACGGACTTCGAGGAGGAGCTGCTTCAGGACCTCAGCGGTGAGGAACGGGGAGTGCTGGGGGAGATGCTGATCAGGGTTCTGCGCCGGGTGGAGCAGGCCCAGCCCGACGCGGGAGGGCGACTCACCGACCTCGACCGGGGACCGGACAAGCCGGTATCAGGAACATGA
- a CDS encoding MFS transporter, producing MRRIQAGNALSAFGLGFTVPYLYVYVAQVRELGASTAGAVLAVFALAALVVLPFTGRVIDRRGPLPVLGVAALLASGGSLTMGLAGGVATVVMSAALLGAGTAVMQPALATMIVWCSTPSTRTRAFATQFFLQNLGLGVGGLIGGQIVDESRPGSFTLLFSIEAAMFVVLAAVAATVRMPRAPSIPGAMPEHTEAGARGGLRVLLGHRAMVQLCVLGFVLFFACYGQFESGLPAYGTEAGGIEPATLGYALAANTAVIVLAQFLVLRFVERRRRSHVIAGVGLVWAVAWLIAGYAGLGHGGPAMAAAAFIATYALFGLGEAMLSPTVAPLVADLAPEAMVGQYNSAFALVKQLALAVGPAVGGPMGATLHAPYIVTFVLFSLGISVLALRLGRNLTAVQDRPSLANASRIVRRHRPEQDRARAGV from the coding sequence ATGCGCCGGATCCAGGCGGGAAACGCGCTGAGCGCGTTCGGGCTCGGGTTCACCGTTCCGTACCTCTATGTCTATGTGGCGCAGGTACGGGAGCTGGGAGCGAGCACGGCGGGCGCCGTACTCGCCGTCTTCGCCCTGGCCGCGCTCGTCGTGCTCCCCTTCACCGGGCGGGTCATCGACCGGCGCGGACCGCTGCCCGTGCTCGGCGTGGCCGCGCTGCTGGCCTCCGGGGGCTCGCTGACCATGGGGCTGGCCGGCGGCGTGGCCACCGTCGTGATGTCAGCCGCGCTGCTGGGCGCCGGCACCGCCGTGATGCAGCCGGCCCTGGCCACGATGATCGTCTGGTGCTCCACCCCGTCCACCCGGACCAGGGCGTTCGCCACGCAGTTCTTCCTGCAGAACCTGGGCCTCGGCGTCGGTGGCCTCATCGGCGGGCAGATCGTCGACGAGAGCCGTCCCGGCAGCTTCACGCTGCTGTTCTCGATCGAGGCCGCGATGTTCGTCGTCCTGGCCGCGGTCGCCGCGACCGTACGGATGCCGCGGGCACCGTCGATTCCCGGCGCCATGCCGGAACACACCGAGGCCGGGGCCAGGGGCGGACTGCGGGTACTGCTCGGCCACCGCGCCATGGTGCAGCTGTGCGTGCTCGGCTTCGTGCTCTTCTTCGCCTGCTACGGCCAGTTCGAGTCGGGGCTTCCGGCCTACGGCACCGAGGCCGGGGGGATCGAGCCGGCGACACTCGGCTACGCCCTGGCCGCCAACACCGCGGTGATCGTGCTCGCGCAGTTCCTGGTGCTGCGCTTCGTCGAGCGCCGCCGTCGTTCACACGTGATCGCCGGGGTGGGGCTGGTCTGGGCCGTGGCCTGGCTCATCGCCGGATACGCGGGCCTCGGGCACGGCGGCCCGGCGATGGCGGCGGCCGCGTTCATCGCCACGTACGCCCTGTTCGGGCTGGGCGAGGCGATGCTGTCGCCGACCGTGGCACCGCTCGTCGCCGATCTCGCACCCGAAGCGATGGTCGGGCAGTACAACTCGGCGTTCGCACTCGTCAAGCAGCTGGCGCTGGCGGTCGGTCCGGCGGTGGGCGGTCCGATGGGGGCCACGCTGCACGCTCCGTACATCGTGACGTTCGTCCTCTTCTCCCTGGGCATCAGCGTGCTGGCCCTGAGGCTGGGGCGGAACCTCACCGCAGTCCAGGACCGGCCCTCGCTCGCGAACGCGTCACGGATCGTCCGCCGGCACCGGCCCGAACAGGACAGGGCCCGGGCCGGAGTCTGA
- a CDS encoding ATP-binding SpoIIE family protein phosphatase, whose amino-acid sequence MNFTRWSARLPGTQRRAAARTDRRSVPAARGEYDRRPGLRPDPADVVTDPRGPQDPPAEFSVPALEHFPVRGLLDGLPALVALVHGPEHRICYVNEAYETAFGPRATGAAAAEACPELAELGLLPLLDQVLRSGKPRTVRSRRIRGGGSYTVTCLPAEAPDPHGEGESARGVLVFAADVTAHAGAAERLRASESRHREAAVTLQRSLLPQELEQPDDLRIAADYRPGGTDAAVGGDWYDVITLGAGRTALVIGDVMGRGVRAAAVMGQLRTAVRAYARLDLPPHEVLQLLDGLASEIDPSQIATCVYAVHDPNEGRLVYASAGHLPVLVRDADGTVHRAEEPTGPPLGTGGWLHSSGTIPLQPGSTAVLYTDGLVERRGEDIDEGVASLERALAGATGSPQIVCDRLIRSLGVTADHDDDVAVLVLQHPARSGGDAELFHNAALELLGGVEAAPRARAFASGVLASWRFPVELRDLGVLAVSELVANSLQHGTPPMRLRLRRTDRRLIIEVTDGDEHLPRRRRAETEDEAGRGISIVATIASSWGSRRTPDGGKAVWCEFALPGGP is encoded by the coding sequence GTGAACTTCACGCGCTGGAGCGCCCGGCTCCCCGGTACGCAGCGCCGCGCCGCAGCGCGGACGGACCGCCGTTCCGTCCCCGCGGCCCGCGGCGAGTACGACCGGCGGCCGGGCCTGCGGCCCGACCCCGCGGACGTCGTCACCGACCCGCGCGGTCCGCAGGACCCGCCCGCTGAATTCTCCGTTCCCGCGCTCGAGCACTTCCCCGTCCGCGGGCTGCTCGACGGGCTGCCCGCGCTGGTCGCCCTCGTCCACGGCCCCGAGCACCGGATCTGCTACGTCAACGAGGCGTACGAGACGGCGTTCGGCCCCCGCGCCACCGGAGCCGCGGCCGCCGAGGCCTGCCCCGAACTCGCCGAGCTGGGACTGCTCCCGCTGCTCGACCAGGTGCTGCGCAGCGGCAAGCCCCGCACGGTGAGGTCGCGCCGGATCCGGGGCGGCGGTTCGTACACGGTCACCTGCCTGCCCGCCGAAGCGCCCGACCCGCACGGGGAGGGCGAGTCCGCCAGGGGCGTCCTGGTCTTCGCCGCCGACGTCACGGCCCACGCCGGGGCCGCCGAACGGCTGCGGGCCAGTGAGAGCAGGCACCGGGAGGCCGCCGTCACACTGCAGCGGTCGCTGCTCCCGCAGGAACTCGAACAGCCGGACGACCTCCGGATCGCCGCGGACTACCGCCCCGGCGGCACGGACGCCGCGGTCGGCGGCGACTGGTACGACGTGATCACGCTCGGCGCCGGCCGCACCGCGCTCGTCATCGGCGACGTCATGGGCCGCGGGGTGCGCGCGGCCGCCGTCATGGGCCAGCTGCGCACGGCCGTCCGCGCGTACGCCCGGCTCGACCTGCCCCCGCACGAAGTGCTCCAGCTCCTCGACGGACTGGCGTCCGAGATCGACCCCAGCCAGATCGCCACCTGCGTGTACGCGGTGCACGACCCGAACGAGGGCCGGCTCGTGTACGCCTCCGCGGGGCATCTGCCCGTCCTCGTGCGCGACGCCGACGGTACGGTCCACCGCGCCGAGGAGCCGACCGGCCCTCCGCTCGGTACCGGCGGCTGGCTCCACTCCTCCGGCACGATCCCGTTGCAGCCCGGCTCCACCGCGGTCCTCTACACCGACGGACTGGTGGAGCGGCGCGGCGAGGACATCGACGAGGGGGTCGCCTCGCTGGAGCGTGCGCTGGCCGGAGCGACCGGTTCCCCCCAGATCGTGTGCGACCGGCTCATCCGCTCCCTGGGAGTCACGGCGGACCATGACGACGATGTCGCCGTGCTCGTCCTGCAGCATCCGGCCCGCTCGGGCGGGGACGCGGAACTCTTCCACAACGCGGCGCTGGAACTGCTCGGCGGAGTGGAGGCCGCGCCCCGCGCGCGGGCGTTCGCCTCGGGGGTGCTCGCCTCGTGGCGGTTCCCCGTGGAACTGCGTGATCTCGGTGTGCTCGCCGTGAGTGAACTGGTGGCGAACTCGCTCCAGCACGGCACACCCCCCATGCGCCTGCGTCTGCGGCGCACCGACCGCCGGCTGATCATCGAGGTCACGGACGGCGACGAGCACCTTCCGCGCCGCCGCCGCGCGGAAACGGAGGACGAGGCGGGCCGCGGGATCTCCATCGTCGCGACGATCGCCTCGTCCTGGGGCTCCCGCCGCACCCCCGACGGTGGCAAGGCGGTGTGGTGCGAGTTCGCGCTCCCCGGCGGCCCTTAG